The genomic region GGCCGCGGCCGCGACGCGGTACGCGCGCGCGGTGGCCGGGCGATTTTCGCGCCGGCTGTCGCACCGAGTAAAGTTGATGCGCTTTCTCGAACGTGTACCGACGCGTTATGGGGTGCTCTTCGAGCAACTCGCGAGTACTCCACGCTTTGCCGACCTCTTGCAAAAGGAAGACTGCGAACGAACGATGGGCGACCGCATCTACCTCTATGGCCAAGCGTTGCGTTTCGCAGTGCGTGCCGCCGGATTCGCTGGACGTTAAACTAGCGCGTGTCGACGATTGCCATCTCGGAGCCGGAGTTCGTGTCGCTGCGCGACTCCATCCGCGAACGTTTCGGCATCTTCTACGACGATACGAAACAATTTTTACTCCAAAGCCGCTTGCAGACGCGTCTGCTCAAGAGCCGCTGCGAGACGTTTGGGGCGTATCAGCGGTACCTGTCGACGTCCCCGCAGCGCGAGGAAGAGTGGGACGAGCTCGCCTCGGTGCTCTCCAACAACGAGACGTATTTCTTTCGCGAGCGCGCTCAACTCGACGTTCTTGCCAACGAGTGTGTCGACGAGGCGCTGCGCGCGGGCGGACGGCTGCGCGTATGGTCGTCGGCGTGCTCCACCGGAGAAGAGCCGTATACCATCGCCATGATGCTGCTCGACGGTAGGCGGATCGCGCCGTCGAGCGTCACGATCCGAGCCAGCGACCTCTCGCCACGCGCGCTCGGAAAGGCCCAGACCGGTTTCTACCGCGAGCTGTCGTTTCGCGCCACCCCGCCCGAGATCGTGGCAAAGTTTTTCAAGCCGTTCGAACAAGGCTTTTTCGTATCGGACGAAGTCAAGCGGATGGTCGAACTCTTCCGCATCAACCTGCTCGATGCGCGGGCCGTGGCAGGAGTCGGGATTCATGACGCGATTTTCTGCCGTAACGTGCTCATCTATTTTGACAAGCCGACCCAGAAGCGCGTCGTCGAGGCGTTCGCGCAAGCCTTGCGTCCGGGCGGCTTCCTGTTCCTGGGCCATGCCGAGTCGATCATGCGCCTAACCGATCTGTACGATCCCGTGATTACGCCCAAAGCGATCTATTATAGGCGTAAAGCGTGAGCGACGTCATCAACGTTCTCGTCGTGGATGACTCGGCGTTCATGCGCCGCGCGATCACGAAAATTCTCGAGAACGAAGACGACATTCGCGTCGTCGCGACGGCCCGCAGCGGCGAAGAGGCGCTGGCGAAGGTCGCTCAGGTCAATCCCGACATCATTACGATGGACGTCGAGATGCCCGGAATGGGCGGTCTCGAGGCCGTGCGCCAAATCGTCGGCGGCGAGCGCGTGCCGATTATTATGGTCAGTTCGCTTACGCGCGAAGGCGCGGAAACGACGTTCCGCGCGCTCGAGCTCGGCGCCGTCGATTTCATTTCTAAACCCGATGCGGCATACACGAACATCAATGAAG from Candidatus Baltobacteraceae bacterium harbors:
- a CDS encoding protein-glutamate O-methyltransferase CheR, whose protein sequence is MSTIAISEPEFVSLRDSIRERFGIFYDDTKQFLLQSRLQTRLLKSRCETFGAYQRYLSTSPQREEEWDELASVLSNNETYFFRERAQLDVLANECVDEALRAGGRLRVWSSACSTGEEPYTIAMMLLDGRRIAPSSVTIRASDLSPRALGKAQTGFYRELSFRATPPEIVAKFFKPFEQGFFVSDEVKRMVELFRINLLDARAVAGVGIHDAIFCRNVLIYFDKPTQKRVVEAFAQALRPGGFLFLGHAESIMRLTDLYDPVITPKAIYYRRKA